The following proteins are encoded in a genomic region of Candidatus Angelobacter sp.:
- a CDS encoding DUF1444 family protein yields the protein MKPGEFTSEFATALRKSSPELLVEIVRDLELKVTTAGGQESTSFLDNAYDTYKLDPKSKNEVIKQFVAAGLETIDSLQKSEELDRTRIVPVIKDRPWIEETRKAVTSRGAKEMPENVYEDLNSDLIILYAEDSPKNIRYFGPKDLEKAHIGRKELRNLACENLKRLLPKIERRGANGLYMITAGGDYEASILLLDSVWTDLQKEVNGDIVVAIPTRDLLIVTGSEDPQGIEKMKQIVQKSSAEGSYRLTTKLFVYRNGKFERFKDSSLENR from the coding sequence TTGAAACCCGGAGAGTTCACTTCTGAATTCGCAACCGCGTTGCGAAAATCTTCGCCGGAATTGCTGGTGGAAATTGTAAGAGACTTGGAACTCAAAGTGACCACGGCGGGAGGGCAGGAATCAACGTCGTTTCTCGACAACGCGTACGATACCTACAAGCTAGATCCGAAGTCAAAGAATGAAGTCATCAAGCAATTTGTCGCAGCCGGGTTGGAAACGATCGACAGCCTTCAAAAATCAGAGGAACTTGACCGAACTCGCATAGTCCCAGTCATCAAAGATCGTCCTTGGATTGAAGAAACGCGGAAGGCGGTGACGAGTCGCGGGGCGAAGGAGATGCCAGAGAATGTCTATGAAGACTTGAATTCCGATTTGATCATTCTCTACGCGGAAGATTCTCCCAAAAATATCCGATATTTCGGGCCAAAGGATTTGGAAAAAGCACACATTGGTCGAAAGGAATTAAGAAACCTTGCCTGCGAAAACTTGAAACGATTGCTTCCCAAGATTGAGCGACGTGGAGCCAATGGCCTTTACATGATTACTGCTGGTGGAGACTACGAAGCCAGTATCTTGCTCCTCGATTCCGTCTGGACTGATCTGCAAAAGGAAGTGAATGGTGATATTGTCGTGGCCATCCCGACCCGAGATTTGCTAATCGTCACCGGCAGTGAGGACCCGCAGGGAATTGAGAAGATGAAGCAAATCGTCCAAAAATCTTCTGCCGAAGGCTCATACCGACTCACAACAAAACTGTTCGTGTATCGTAACGGCAAGTTTGAGAGGTTCAAAGATTCCTCCTTGGAAAACCGTTAG
- a CDS encoding DUF1398 family protein, with product MNTEIIVETARATLAGTISFPEVVRDLLAASVEYYHVDYVGMRKTFYGANGDMVVTPIAYEGLSPVASELSVENLRAAILDSQRNGQKYRDFTRRAMEAGVQSYFAFLRGKRVTYLGRTGDQHTEWFPGAMPLNIV from the coding sequence ATGAATACTGAAATCATAGTCGAAACCGCACGGGCCACCCTTGCAGGAACGATCTCCTTTCCCGAAGTCGTCCGCGATCTCCTTGCTGCCTCTGTAGAGTATTATCACGTGGATTACGTCGGGATGCGAAAGACCTTTTACGGCGCGAATGGCGACATGGTCGTAACTCCGATTGCTTACGAAGGACTATCTCCGGTTGCCTCGGAATTGTCCGTCGAGAACCTGCGTGCAGCGATTCTAGACAGTCAGCGCAACGGGCAGAAATATCGCGATTTCACCCGTCGCGCGATGGAAGCCGGCGTCCAAAGCTACTTCGCATTCCTGCGAGGCAAACGCGTTACCTACTTGGGGCGGACAGGTGACCAGCACACCGAGTGGTTTCCAGGCGCTATGCCACTGAATATTGTTTGA